A part of Hippea maritima DSM 10411 genomic DNA contains:
- a CDS encoding anthranilate synthase component II, with translation MIALIDNYDSFTYNLSHYIGLFDDVVVIRNTEKTDKLKSIKNLKGIAISPGPSHPKNSLLSLEVIDVFKGKTPIFGVCLGMQAIGLYFGFSIEKANRIMHGKTDKIKHFNSEIFSKIRDEFIGVRYHSLVVKGEADGFNITAVSVSDNQIMAIENKALRIYGVQFHPESYLSQFGLQIVKNFVKGVCNVN, from the coding sequence ATGATAGCTTTAATAGATAATTACGATTCATTCACCTATAACCTATCCCACTATATAGGTCTGTTTGACGATGTTGTGGTTATAAGAAACACGGAAAAAACAGATAAACTCAAATCAATAAAAAATCTAAAAGGCATAGCCATATCACCAGGCCCATCCCATCCCAAAAACTCACTTCTGAGCCTTGAGGTTATAGATGTATTCAAAGGCAAAACACCCATATTTGGGGTGTGTTTAGGCATGCAAGCGATCGGTTTATACTTCGGTTTTTCTATAGAGAAAGCAAACAGGATCATGCATGGAAAAACAGACAAAATAAAACACTTTAACTCTGAGATATTTAGCAAAATCAGGGATGAATTTATAGGCGTCAGATACCACTCACTGGTCGTAAAAGGAGAGGCCGATGGATTTAACATTACAGCCGTATCGGTTAGCGATAACCAGATAATGGCCATAGAGAATAAAGCTCTAAGAATCTATGGGGTGCAGTTCCATCCGGAATCATACCTAAGCCAGTTTGGTCTGCAGATAGTAAAGAACTTTGTTAAGGGGGTTTGCAATGTTAACTGA
- a CDS encoding indole-3-glycerol phosphate synthase TrpC has protein sequence MGVLQDILKTKKAEIEKLTPKGKRNKPIFRLNDFFKENQINIIAEIKASSPSAGKIRKIDLDQILKTYSKYAKAISVLTDKTFFGGSFELLRDVADATKLPVLCKDFIIDKKQIDAAYINGADLVLLIVRVLDDEKLEELYSYAHKLGLDCLIEVHKEEELDRIKDLKPKIVGVNSRDLDNLKIDLSRTKKILSQIEFDAIRIAESGIKNKKDIDFLKQYCDGFLIGETLLKTQDINKAFEELL, from the coding sequence ATGGGTGTTCTTCAGGACATACTAAAGACAAAGAAGGCAGAGATAGAAAAGCTTACACCAAAAGGCAAAAGGAACAAGCCCATTTTTAGACTGAATGATTTTTTCAAAGAAAACCAGATCAACATCATAGCAGAGATAAAAGCATCATCACCATCAGCGGGCAAGATAAGAAAAATAGACTTAGACCAGATACTAAAAACCTATTCAAAATACGCAAAAGCGATAAGCGTTTTAACGGATAAAACATTCTTTGGGGGGAGCTTTGAGCTTTTAAGGGATGTGGCAGATGCCACGAAGTTGCCTGTTCTTTGTAAGGATTTCATAATAGACAAAAAACAGATAGATGCAGCCTATATAAACGGGGCAGACCTTGTTCTGTTGATCGTGAGGGTCTTGGATGATGAAAAATTGGAAGAGCTATACAGTTATGCTCACAAGTTAGGTTTGGATTGTCTCATTGAGGTTCACAAAGAGGAAGAGTTAGACAGAATAAAGGATCTAAAGCCCAAGATCGTAGGCGTAAACTCACGGGATTTAGACAACTTAAAGATAGACCTATCAAGAACAAAAAAGATCCTGTCCCAGATAGAGTTCGATGCGATCAGGATCGCAGAAAGCGGTATAAAAAACAAAAAAGACATAGATTTTCTTAAACAATATTGCGATGGCTTTCTAATCGGCGAAACCTTACTAAAAACTCAGGACATAAACAAAGCCTTTGAGGAGCTGTTATGA
- the trpB gene encoding tryptophan synthase subunit beta, which translates to MKGYFGLYGGQFVAETLIPALDELEEAFNSFKKNKEAKEELNRYLKDYAGRSTPLYFAKNLTNQLGVRVYLKREDLLHSGAHKINNTLGQIMLAKFMGKRRIIAETGAGQHGVATATAAAILGMECVVYMGEKDAQRQRPNLLRMKLLGAEVRIVKKGSRTLKSAINEALKDWVRNIKTTHYLIGSVVGPHPFPKIVAYFQSIIGKEARRQILLKQKSLPDAVLACVGGGSNAIGIFKGFLKDKGVELYGIEAGGEGLELGKHSAALTAGRPGIMHGALSYLLQNEDGQVAEVHSISAGLDYPGVGPEHSFLKDSGRVRYGVCFDNEALEAFNMLSRLEGIIPALESSHALGYLIKNRESFVNKTVIVNLSGRGDKDLPILEGIYV; encoded by the coding sequence ATGAAGGGATATTTTGGCCTATACGGAGGGCAATTTGTAGCTGAAACACTCATACCGGCCTTGGATGAGCTTGAGGAGGCTTTTAATTCTTTTAAAAAAAACAAAGAGGCGAAAGAGGAGTTAAACCGATATCTAAAGGATTATGCAGGAAGGTCAACGCCACTGTATTTTGCAAAAAACCTAACCAATCAGCTTGGGGTTAGGGTTTATCTAAAAAGGGAAGACCTGCTTCATTCTGGTGCACACAAGATAAACAACACCTTAGGACAGATAATGCTGGCAAAGTTTATGGGTAAAAGACGGATCATAGCAGAAACAGGAGCTGGTCAGCACGGCGTTGCAACGGCCACAGCTGCAGCCATCTTGGGTATGGAGTGTGTGGTTTACATGGGGGAGAAGGATGCTCAACGCCAAAGGCCAAACCTGTTGAGAATGAAACTTTTAGGGGCTGAGGTAAGAATAGTAAAAAAAGGCAGCAGGACCCTAAAAAGCGCCATCAATGAAGCTTTAAAGGATTGGGTTAGGAATATAAAGACCACACACTATTTAATAGGCAGCGTTGTTGGGCCTCACCCGTTTCCTAAAATCGTAGCCTATTTTCAATCAATCATAGGCAAAGAGGCAAGAAGACAGATACTCCTAAAGCAAAAAAGCCTCCCTGATGCTGTTTTAGCCTGCGTTGGCGGTGGGAGCAACGCAATAGGCATATTCAAGGGATTCTTAAAGGATAAAGGCGTTGAGTTATACGGCATTGAGGCAGGCGGGGAGGGTTTGGAGTTAGGCAAACACTCAGCAGCCCTAACCGCAGGAAGACCGGGTATTATGCATGGTGCATTGAGCTATCTTTTACAAAACGAGGACGGTCAGGTTGCCGAAGTCCATTCCATCTCAGCAGGCCTTGACTATCCAGGCGTTGGACCTGAGCACAGCTTTTTAAAGGATTCAGGCAGGGTGAGATACGGAGTGTGCTTTGACAATGAGGCTTTGGAGGCATTTAACATGCTGAGCCGCCTTGAAGGTATTATACCGGCACTTGAGAGCTCGCATGCTTTAGGATACCTAATAAAAAACAGAGAAAGCTTTGTCAACAAAACCGTAATAGTAAATCTTTCCGGCAGAGGCGATAAGGACTTACCCATACTGGAGGGCATTTATGTGTAG
- a CDS encoding phosphoribosylanthranilate isomerase, which produces MKVKFCGMTNYDDVKAAIELGVDFIGFVFYPKSKRFISFEEAKRITERIKGEVKTVGIFVNQNEDQIKKAVDFLGLDYAQVYVDVGVKNTIRVYRIKDKLPEVRKEGLLLFDAYTEKIGGAAKSFNWDMLKGFKDKDRLFVAGGINAENVQKIKSLDLFGVDLVSGIEAYPGKKDISKMKEFLEVARSKR; this is translated from the coding sequence ATGAAGGTTAAGTTTTGCGGTATGACCAATTACGATGATGTAAAAGCCGCTATTGAGCTTGGCGTTGACTTTATCGGATTTGTATTCTATCCAAAAAGCAAGCGTTTTATAAGCTTTGAAGAGGCAAAACGGATAACAGAAAGGATTAAAGGAGAGGTGAAAACGGTTGGCATATTTGTTAACCAAAACGAAGATCAGATCAAAAAAGCCGTTGATTTTTTAGGGCTCGATTATGCTCAGGTGTATGTGGATGTAGGAGTAAAAAACACAATCAGGGTTTACAGGATAAAGGATAAGCTGCCAGAGGTTAGAAAAGAGGGGCTCTTATTGTTTGATGCATACACAGAAAAGATCGGGGGTGCAGCCAAAAGCTTCAACTGGGATATGCTTAAAGGTTTCAAAGATAAAGACAGGCTGTTTGTTGCAGGGGGCATAAACGCAGAAAATGTTCAAAAGATAAAAAGCCTCGATCTGTTCGGCGTTGATTTGGTAAGCGGTATAGAGGCATATCCGGGTAAGAAGGATATCTCAAAGATGAAGGAATTTTTAGAGGTTGCAAGGAGCAAAAGATGA
- a CDS encoding nitrilase-related carbon-nitrogen hydrolase: MKIAIGQIDTVLGDVAKNTTKIEHYIDMAIDKDCDLIVFPELATSGYGLRDLVYQASISVNDKLIKSIATKSLDIDIVIGFAQEENGYYFNSAAYFSNGNLIHIHKKNFLPDYGMFEEERYFTKGTSIETFKTKFGNTTMLICEDAFHVSSHCKAFFNRTEVLIILSASPFWSDYKSMKWEMWENISKTYTQLNSSFVVFANRTGFEDGVGFFGKSFIASPHGSIIKQASFLKEELLITQIDPKDIKRAKIKMPILKNEDETWIKN, translated from the coding sequence ATGAAAATAGCCATAGGTCAGATAGACACTGTTTTAGGTGATGTAGCAAAAAACACAACAAAAATAGAGCATTACATAGATATGGCAATAGACAAGGATTGCGATTTGATAGTATTTCCAGAGCTTGCAACAAGCGGATATGGTTTACGCGATCTAGTTTATCAAGCATCTATATCAGTAAATGATAAGCTTATTAAATCCATAGCAACAAAAAGCTTAGACATAGACATAGTCATAGGCTTCGCCCAGGAAGAAAACGGATATTATTTTAACAGTGCAGCATACTTCAGTAATGGCAATCTTATACACATACACAAAAAAAACTTTTTGCCAGATTACGGAATGTTTGAAGAGGAGCGATACTTTACAAAAGGTACATCTATCGAAACGTTTAAAACAAAATTCGGCAATACAACCATGTTGATTTGTGAGGATGCCTTTCATGTATCCTCTCATTGCAAAGCATTTTTTAACCGTACAGAGGTATTAATAATACTATCTGCAAGCCCATTTTGGTCAGACTATAAAAGCATGAAATGGGAGATGTGGGAAAACATATCAAAAACATACACCCAGCTTAACTCAAGTTTTGTTGTTTTTGCAAACAGGACAGGTTTTGAGGATGGTGTTGGCTTTTTTGGAAAATCCTTTATTGCAAGCCCGCATGGTTCTATTATAAAACAGGCTTCATTCCTGAAGGAGGAGCTTCTAATAACCCAAATAGATCCAAAAGATATTAAAAGGGCAAAGATAAAAATGCCTATCCTGAAAAATGAGGACGAAACATGGATAAAAAACTGA
- a CDS encoding NAD+ synthase: MDKKLIEKLKINCEIVSSYLIEFLRQEITKTGIIKAVLGLSGGIDSAVVAYLAKEALGKENVYAILMPYKLSSKESVEDALKVVKDTGINYKIFEITKPADAYIDQFDDIDKLRKGNIFARMRMITLFDHSSLYKALVVGTSNKTELLLGYGTWYGDMASSLNPIGDLYKNQIYQLARYFKVPESIIEKKPSADLWVGQSDEDELGFSYDEADVILYHLYDLHYTIDDIASLGFSRELVKGIANRVKRNQFKRLPPIIAKVSKRTINIDFRYLRDWGL, translated from the coding sequence ATGGATAAAAAACTGATAGAAAAACTTAAAATAAATTGTGAGATTGTATCCTCCTATCTCATAGAATTTCTCAGACAAGAGATTACCAAAACAGGTATAATTAAAGCTGTCTTAGGTTTGTCTGGTGGTATAGATTCAGCCGTTGTTGCCTATTTAGCCAAGGAGGCACTGGGCAAAGAAAACGTATATGCAATACTAATGCCCTATAAACTATCAAGCAAAGAAAGCGTTGAAGATGCACTTAAAGTCGTAAAGGACACCGGAATAAACTACAAGATCTTCGAAATCACTAAGCCAGCCGATGCTTACATTGACCAGTTTGACGATATAGATAAACTCAGAAAAGGTAATATCTTTGCAAGGATGCGCATGATTACCTTGTTCGACCACTCCTCCTTATACAAAGCTTTGGTTGTGGGAACTAGCAACAAAACAGAACTACTCTTGGGCTATGGAACATGGTATGGAGATATGGCATCAAGCTTAAACCCCATAGGTGATTTGTACAAAAACCAGATATATCAACTTGCACGCTATTTTAAAGTCCCAGAGAGTATAATTGAGAAAAAGCCATCAGCCGATTTGTGGGTAGGGCAATCTGATGAGGATGAACTTGGTTTTTCTTACGATGAAGCCGATGTAATTCTTTATCACCTATACGATCTGCACTACACAATTGACGATATTGCAAGCTTAGGGTTTTCAAGAGAACTCGTAAAAGGCATAGCAAACAGAGTTAAAAGGAATCAATTCAAGCGCTTACCGCCAATCATAGCTAAAGTAAGCAAAAGAACGATAAATATAGACTTCAGATACTTAAGGGATTGGGGACTTTAA
- the nadC gene encoding carboxylating nicotinate-nucleotide diphosphorylase: MNPVFIEKSLKAFLLEDAYFSDITTESLSQNKKAKAIIKAKEDFILAGAVFLNSLFKLMENDFKISLFKQDGELVKKGECIAEVESTDRAILYIERTCLNLLQRLSGIATKARKFAQLLEPYKAKITDTRKTTPGLRFFEKYAVKIGGGVNHRMGLFDAVLIKDNHIKAVGSIKRAIELARRNVSFTTKIEIECSDLEQVRQAIEAKADIVMLDNMSIGQMKEALNLFKGEAIFEASGNITEENVQDVAKTGIDFISSGSIIHHACWVDINMKLE, from the coding sequence ATGAACCCTGTATTTATAGAAAAATCCCTTAAAGCTTTTCTACTTGAAGATGCATATTTTTCAGACATAACAACAGAAAGCCTATCACAAAACAAAAAAGCTAAGGCTATTATAAAAGCAAAAGAGGATTTTATTCTGGCTGGTGCAGTATTTCTTAATTCACTTTTTAAATTAATGGAAAATGACTTTAAAATAAGTCTATTTAAACAGGATGGTGAGTTGGTTAAAAAAGGAGAATGCATAGCAGAGGTGGAATCAACAGATAGAGCTATACTCTATATTGAAAGAACATGCCTCAATCTTCTTCAGAGACTTTCTGGTATCGCAACAAAGGCAAGAAAATTTGCTCAGTTATTAGAACCCTACAAAGCAAAAATAACAGATACCAGAAAAACCACCCCTGGTTTAAGATTCTTTGAAAAATACGCTGTAAAAATTGGTGGTGGTGTAAACCATAGAATGGGGCTTTTTGATGCCGTCTTAATAAAGGACAATCACATAAAAGCCGTAGGAAGCATAAAAAGAGCCATAGAACTTGCAAGAAGAAACGTATCATTTACTACAAAAATAGAGATTGAATGCTCCGATTTAGAGCAAGTAAGACAGGCAATAGAGGCCAAAGCCGATATAGTTATGCTCGACAATATGAGTATAGGGCAAATGAAAGAAGCACTAAACTTATTTAAAGGAGAGGCTATATTTGAAGCAAGTGGAAATATAACAGAAGAAAATGTACAAGATGTGGCAAAAACTGGCATTGATTTTATATCATCAGGCTCTATTATACACCACGCATGTTGGGTTGATATAAATATGAAACTGGAGTGA
- a CDS encoding cytochrome ubiquinol oxidase subunit I — MDAVILARWQFALTALFHFIFVPLTLGLSFLVAIMETIYVKTNNPTYLRMTKFFGKLFLINFALGLVTGITLEFEFGMNWARYSKFVGDIFGAPLAIEATLAFFLESTFLGVWIFGWKKVSKKMHALSIWLVAFGTNISALWILIANAWMQHPVGYVVRNGRAEFVDFWAVVTQPYAILKFLHTITAGYVVGAFFVMGISAYHLLKNQEVDLFKRAFKIGAAFGLFATIAVFIIGDLHAGEVAKTQPTKLAAMESVWTSQKGAPMYLLIIPDEKHQKNAVELFGIPKMLSIIAYHNANATIKGLKDFPKNDRPPVTITFVSFRTMVGLGTLFVLLAIIAYYYIRKDILLNKKWFLKLMLFAIPLPYIAIELGWIVAEVGRQPWIVYGLMRTADATSTAVTVSQIIMSLIGFVLFYSILGAIDIYLLVKYAKQLPEKV; from the coding sequence ATGGATGCGGTAATTTTGGCGCGTTGGCAATTTGCTTTAACTGCACTGTTTCATTTCATTTTTGTTCCCTTAACCCTTGGTTTATCATTTTTGGTAGCTATTATGGAAACCATCTATGTAAAAACAAACAACCCGACCTATCTCAGAATGACAAAATTCTTCGGGAAACTCTTTCTGATCAACTTTGCTTTGGGTTTAGTTACAGGTATTACATTAGAGTTTGAATTTGGAATGAACTGGGCAAGGTATTCAAAATTTGTAGGAGACATATTCGGTGCCCCTCTGGCTATTGAGGCAACATTGGCATTCTTTTTAGAATCCACATTTTTGGGTGTTTGGATATTTGGCTGGAAAAAGGTATCAAAAAAGATGCATGCCCTTAGCATATGGCTTGTGGCTTTTGGCACAAACATATCAGCCCTCTGGATACTTATAGCAAATGCCTGGATGCAGCACCCCGTTGGATATGTTGTAAGAAACGGCAGAGCCGAATTTGTTGACTTCTGGGCAGTGGTGACTCAACCATACGCGATACTCAAATTCCTCCATACTATTACAGCAGGATATGTAGTGGGTGCGTTTTTTGTTATGGGCATATCTGCTTATCATTTGCTAAAAAACCAAGAAGTTGACCTGTTTAAAAGGGCTTTCAAAATTGGAGCAGCATTTGGTTTATTCGCTACAATAGCCGTATTTATTATAGGCGATTTACATGCAGGTGAGGTGGCAAAAACTCAACCTACAAAGCTTGCGGCAATGGAGTCTGTCTGGACTAGCCAAAAAGGTGCACCGATGTATCTACTAATAATCCCTGATGAAAAACACCAAAAAAATGCTGTAGAGCTATTTGGCATACCAAAGATGTTAAGCATAATTGCATATCATAACGCTAATGCAACGATAAAAGGCTTAAAAGATTTCCCCAAAAACGACAGACCTCCTGTAACCATCACTTTTGTTTCTTTTAGAACTATGGTAGGCCTGGGAACTCTATTTGTGCTTTTGGCCATAATAGCCTATTATTACATAAGAAAAGATATACTCCTCAACAAGAAATGGTTCTTAAAACTAATGCTATTTGCCATACCCCTACCCTACATAGCCATAGAGCTTGGTTGGATTGTGGCTGAGGTTGGAAGGCAGCCATGGATAGTCTACGGGCTTATGAGAACAGCCGATGCAACCTCAACTGCCGTGACAGTTTCCCAGATTATTATGAGCTTGATAGGTTTCGTCCTATTCTATTCCATTTTAGGCGCTATAGACATCTACCTACTTGTGAAATATGCAAAACAACTACCTGAGAAGGTTTAA
- the cydB gene encoding cytochrome d ubiquinol oxidase subunit II, with translation MLNTIWFALWGLLWAVYFMLDGFDFGAGILHPFVAKNDTERRMVINTVGPVWDGNEVWLITAGGATFAAFPTTYAYMFSYLYTPLFLILMSLILRGVSFEFRGKIHSESWKKLWDFVIFLFSFLPALLFGVAFGNIFEGLPMDASGYHGTLISLLNPYGLLTGILFVLLFLEHGALWLSIKASDDVAERAKSAASKTWPILLIVAVVFLIYTKFATHLYDNYLKNPVWLVVPAVAVLGLLMIKAWMKNSYVKAFFASCITILGVVFTGIIGLYPSLIPSNIDPKYNLTIFNSSSSPYTLKIMLIVAAVFVPIVIAYQIWAHLLFKKPIEEKDLNDPEVETY, from the coding sequence ATGTTGAATACAATCTGGTTTGCTTTATGGGGCCTTCTTTGGGCTGTATATTTTATGCTCGACGGTTTTGATTTTGGTGCAGGTATTCTACATCCATTTGTTGCAAAAAACGATACAGAAAGAAGGATGGTTATTAATACGGTAGGTCCTGTATGGGATGGCAATGAAGTATGGTTGATAACTGCAGGCGGTGCAACCTTTGCTGCATTCCCAACAACCTACGCCTACATGTTCAGCTATCTATATACACCCCTATTTCTTATTTTAATGTCCTTGATCTTAAGAGGTGTTTCCTTTGAGTTCAGGGGTAAAATTCACTCAGAGAGCTGGAAAAAACTATGGGATTTTGTAATATTTCTATTTTCATTCTTACCTGCCTTACTCTTTGGTGTGGCCTTTGGCAACATTTTTGAAGGCCTACCAATGGATGCAAGTGGTTATCATGGAACGCTAATAAGTCTACTTAATCCCTATGGGCTCCTAACAGGTATCTTGTTTGTATTGCTCTTTTTAGAGCATGGAGCTTTATGGCTTTCTATAAAAGCAAGTGATGATGTAGCAGAAAGGGCTAAATCCGCAGCATCAAAAACCTGGCCAATATTATTGATTGTTGCTGTAGTATTTTTAATCTACACAAAATTTGCAACACACCTATACGATAACTATCTCAAAAATCCTGTATGGCTCGTAGTACCTGCTGTTGCTGTTTTGGGTTTACTTATGATAAAGGCATGGATGAAAAATTCCTATGTTAAAGCGTTTTTTGCCTCATGCATTACAATTCTTGGTGTAGTATTTACCGGCATTATTGGCCTTTACCCCAGCCTTATACCATCAAACATAGACCCAAAATATAACTTAACCATCTTTAACTCATCATCAAGTCCATACACATTAAAAATAATGTTGATAGTCGCAGCCGTATTTGTACCAATCGTTATAGCATACCAGATATGGGCACACCTACTATTTAAAAAGCCTATAGAGGAAAAAGACCTCAACGACCCAGAAGTAGAGACATACTAA
- a CDS encoding anthranilate synthase component I family protein, with protein MEDFVRAFDEGFDVFVLYEEIEGDMDTPVSILSKLLDEEHVFLLESAKEDKTYSRFSFIGIARDVFKITKAQDLNFEQKRVFSSGGFGSFKGGYVGYLAFEAVGLFDILRKPLTKIPDEFGRFFLVDEFLVYDNYTNRLYVALSYNFNRNLTAKSNLAIAKDRLANLKDFILSKKPNNPTKPQRANLLSSMFSKDEFISIVKETKKLIEDGEAIQVVLSNFFLVEGIEPFEFYRNLRRINPSPYMFFFKSGSFYLSGSSPEIHVRLRNRKATIRPIAGTKPKTKDLKRIKEELLGDEKEMAEHLMLVDLARNDLARISKPPAVTVTSFAKPEVYSHVVHLTSNVEADLDESITPYDVIANTFPAGTLSGAPKVRAIEIIDEFERYPRGAYGGCVGYVGFDGNLDMAITIRTAVFNGNTCKLQAGAGIVYDSKPKSEYLETINKLKALLKAGGLDDSFNR; from the coding sequence ATGGAGGATTTTGTAAGGGCGTTTGATGAGGGTTTTGATGTTTTTGTGCTATATGAAGAGATAGAAGGGGATATGGACACACCGGTATCTATCCTAAGCAAACTGCTTGATGAGGAACATGTTTTCCTGCTTGAATCGGCAAAAGAGGACAAAACCTACAGCAGATTTTCCTTTATCGGCATAGCAAGGGATGTATTTAAAATAACAAAAGCCCAGGATCTAAACTTTGAACAGAAAAGGGTGTTTTCATCAGGCGGTTTTGGCAGCTTTAAGGGCGGTTATGTGGGCTATCTGGCCTTTGAGGCTGTGGGTCTTTTTGACATCTTAAGAAAACCCCTAACAAAAATCCCTGATGAGTTTGGCAGGTTCTTTCTTGTTGATGAGTTTTTGGTTTATGACAACTACACAAACAGGCTATATGTAGCACTATCATATAATTTTAACAGAAACCTAACAGCCAAAAGCAACCTTGCAATAGCAAAGGATAGGCTTGCAAACCTAAAGGATTTTATACTATCAAAAAAACCCAATAATCCAACAAAGCCGCAAAGGGCAAACCTGCTCTCAAGCATGTTTTCCAAGGATGAGTTTATAAGCATCGTCAAAGAAACAAAGAAGCTCATAGAGGATGGTGAGGCTATTCAGGTTGTTTTGAGCAACTTCTTTCTTGTTGAAGGCATTGAACCATTTGAGTTTTATAGAAACCTGCGCAGGATAAACCCATCCCCTTATATGTTCTTCTTCAAATCGGGAAGTTTCTATCTAAGTGGCTCATCGCCAGAAATCCATGTGCGCCTAAGGAATAGGAAAGCAACCATAAGGCCTATAGCTGGAACAAAACCCAAAACAAAAGACCTAAAAAGGATAAAAGAAGAGCTTCTGGGTGATGAGAAGGAGATGGCAGAACACCTAATGCTTGTGGATCTGGCAAGAAACGATTTAGCCAGAATCTCAAAGCCGCCTGCTGTGACGGTGACATCATTTGCCAAACCGGAGGTTTACTCCCATGTCGTGCATCTAACCTCAAATGTCGAAGCGGATTTAGATGAGTCCATTACACCATACGATGTCATAGCAAACACATTCCCCGCAGGCACACTGAGTGGCGCACCAAAGGTAAGGGCTATTGAGATAATTGACGAGTTTGAAAGATACCCCCGAGGTGCATATGGAGGATGCGTCGGCTATGTCGGATTTGATGGCAATCTGGATATGGCAATAACCATAAGGACAGCCGTTTTTAACGGTAATACCTGTAAACTACAGGCGGGTGCAGGTATCGTTTATGACAGCAAACCAAAAAGCGAATACCTTGAAACGATAAATAAGCTTAAAGCACTTCTAAAAGCAGGAGGTTTAGATGATAGCTTTAATAGATAA
- the trpD gene encoding anthranilate phosphoribosyltransferase: protein MLTEAMERLKKKESLSLKLSKTVFDSMLEGNIDEEKIAEFLVLLSDKKESAEEIAGAVLSLKQHAVRLENSKKTLDTCGTGGDGKNTFNISTAAAIICSLFTPVAKHGNRAISSKSGSFDILKELKIPADLNKEAAEKFLDKHNFVFLFAPNFHPAMKYVAGVRKKLARRTIFNLIGPLSNPSDTYAQLIGVFSRAFLGVMFDASRILNMNNVAFVSSFDGLDEVSGSSKTECFLRRDGIEEMFVFDPRELNIDVGLNDIKGFDAKTNADLLLKAFEGKLDKLADAIALNAGFSLYVAGVVDSIEDGFKLSKESIKNGKAKEKLDSLRGK, encoded by the coding sequence ATGTTAACTGAGGCAATGGAGAGACTAAAAAAGAAAGAAAGCCTGAGTCTGAAGTTATCAAAAACCGTATTTGATAGCATGCTTGAGGGCAACATAGATGAGGAGAAGATCGCCGAGTTTTTAGTATTGCTATCAGACAAAAAGGAATCGGCAGAGGAGATCGCAGGGGCTGTTTTATCCTTAAAGCAACATGCCGTAAGGTTAGAAAACTCAAAGAAAACCTTAGATACCTGTGGAACCGGCGGTGATGGCAAAAATACATTCAACATATCAACAGCAGCGGCAATCATCTGCAGCCTGTTTACGCCTGTAGCCAAGCACGGCAACAGGGCTATAAGCTCAAAATCCGGCTCATTTGACATACTCAAAGAGCTAAAAATACCAGCAGACCTAAACAAAGAAGCAGCAGAAAAGTTTTTAGACAAACACAATTTCGTATTTCTATTTGCCCCCAACTTCCACCCGGCTATGAAATATGTGGCTGGTGTAAGAAAGAAGCTTGCAAGACGCACGATCTTCAACCTGATAGGTCCGCTATCCAACCCATCCGACACATATGCGCAATTGATCGGAGTGTTCTCAAGGGCGTTTTTAGGCGTTATGTTCGATGCCTCAAGGATCCTAAACATGAACAATGTGGCATTTGTCTCATCGTTTGATGGGCTTGATGAGGTAAGCGGTTCATCCAAGACCGAATGCTTTCTAAGGAGGGATGGGATAGAGGAGATGTTTGTGTTTGACCCCAGGGAGTTGAATATAGATGTAGGCCTAAATGACATAAAGGGATTTGATGCAAAGACAAACGCCGATCTGCTATTGAAGGCATTTGAAGGCAAATTAGACAAGCTTGCAGATGCCATAGCCTTAAATGCAGGCTTTTCCTTATATGTTGCAGGTGTTGTAGACTCCATTGAGGATGGCTTTAAGCTCTCAAAAGAGAGTATAAAAAACGGTAAAGCAAAAGAAAAATTGGACTCTCTGAGGGGTAAATAA